AATGTGCAGAAGTGCACAGCTCATTCCATCCCAAGAAAACCATGGGGCATGGACACGAGCTGTTTTTCCAACAGCCTCATTGAAACGTGACATGCATTTTGATGAGGCATTTCACTTAACTCAATATATGCACAATTTTATCCTTCCATCATTTaatgaatattcaaaatattatccagttttcattcttttttgcctTAAGCCTTTGAAATCTAGACTGTAGTCTACACTGCAGCTCATCAAATTGGGCCTGGCCATGGGTCAGGGGCTCAGAGGCCTCCTGTGGCCAGTGGTGCCATGCAGGACAACAGGCCCTTTGGGAGGTCTGAACTACAAGGGAGATGGAGGGTGGTGGAAGAGCGGAAGGACACAAAAGTGCAAACAATGTGAGGGGTTGAGATGGCCCCCATAGGACAAGAACGGGGAAAGGGAATTTATGGTCCCCAAAGTCCAGTGACAATAGCATAGGACCCCTCAACCAGAGTTGACCATCCCAGGGAGCTCTACTAGGTACAGGACGGCAACTGGAACACTGGTCCTGCTCTCTTGACTCCTGCTTTCTTGCCCCAAGCAAAACACTTAATCTCAGGGGAGATACTGCCACTCTTTGGAGCCAGTAACCTCCTTTCCTTAGGAGACCCCTCATCTTCCCTGAGGTCCTATAACCAACAGTGGAGATGACCTGGTCAGTCAAGAGATCTGGGGACCAGCCTCACCCGGATAACTAGCCAGCCTTGAGACCTGGGACAGACACTTTCCCTCTAAGGCCTACTGAGTGGGAAACAAACTTCCTGCCCCAGCAGCCTGAAGGCTGTGTGTTCTTTCTGGTGGCTTGTTGTGGCACAAGCTACATGCAGTAAATGCTCACCTTAAGTGTTCCATTCCAAGTGTACCCCTATGTAAGCATCACTCCATCACAATGGAATGTTTACCTACCTCAGGCCTTCCCCTTCTGGCTAATTCCCACTGCTCCTGACGGGTAGTCCCTCCTCGTAGGTGTCTCCCAcctaagtactaaccaggcctgactctgcttagcttctgagatcagatgagaccAGGCACATTTAGGGTAGTATAGCCATATGAGACTCACTGGAAGACTATATAGGAGAACACTTGGCaaaatgtttgttttcctttcctcatttttctttgttaaacAAAAACTGGATATTGATGCAAGAATGAAACAGAGGGTacccagtggttcacatctataatcctagctacctaggaggctgagGTTTGGAGGACTGAGCTtaaagaccagcccaggcaaatagtttgcaagaccctgaggcaggctagaatcagggaaagttcaggactcataagaaaatatgtgacttactattgcatttcagattgaaatggctcagggaccaccctcacctggcccaggaatCACCCATGCTCCTCTCCACTCATTGATCATTGGATGGGAATAACCTGATTCTGCCTTTCCCATAGgtcagcataagttttaaaagcacctagagaagagctctctctgcttctcagctTCCACCTGTGTTTCCCATCCCTAACTTTGAATTAACCTCAATTACACCttcgtgttctgcttggattgtTCCACACCAgagcacaaggaccaagatcttgtCCATGTGGCGAGCCTGCCAGGAGTTAAAGGATGGGATCTCAAGATGCTATtcctattcatttcttttctcctgaCCCATCCTTCTCTGTCCTGGCCCTGCGCCCCTCCACCAGATATTTCAGAACCAAACACCACCCATGGCTTAGGACAAGCCTCATGTTGGGAGAAACAAGTCCCATAACTTCTTGTAGGAAAAGAACCTGATGCCTTTCTGGAACTTGGGCTTACTCTGAGGCACATGATTCGCGTTACCAGTTCCTGCCCCAGGGGACAGACCACATTAAAAATGACAACacccttttcccttcttcctacCCCCGTCTCCCTCACCTCTCCCCATCCTGTGCCATGCCTGCAGTACACTCCAGTCTCTGGCTCTGCCTCTCAGTGCTGGTGGCCAGGAGCCCACAGCTAGGGCTAGTAGCCTCCACCCAGCAGACTACAGGCTCGCTCTTCCAAAAATGCCTCTGTGTGGAGAGCACGCACCAGGGTCTCTTACCACAATCAGGACTGCCCCAGGGCCATGCCAGTCATGGCAGCCATCGCCCCAGGCACTCAGGCTGGGCCCCTCTCCTTACCCATCCTCCACCTCCTAACCCACCAGTAAGGGGCTGGCACCCTTCACTGATGGAATTAATGGGATTAGTTACCACATTGTAAAGATACTTTCTAAGTCTCATTTCTCTAGGGAAGCTAACAAGCACTTGCAGAaagacttaagtggtagaacacctacctagcaagtgtgaagccatgagtttaaATCCCACCTTAGTCTGCTTCAATTGTTTGGTCTCTTCATTAGGATAATAATTGGGTTGGCATTCAGAATCAGCTTTCCATTCCTGAGCCCCATGAAAGGGTGGAGAGGTGGGCTCTTAGGAGAATGGCTGACTGGAAGCCAGGAACCCTATGCTTGTTGCTAGTCAGGGATGTCCAACTAAACCAAGTCGAAAGGACCTGtactttttttgaaagttttagcaaggatttattttagtataaaaggataaagtatagacagagggagtgggggaaatttcctcatgcaggaaatgggagcaaagactccctGGAGATTTTCTTGAGATAAAAGGGACGCCTTGCAGATCTCAGAAGTTCTCCTCTTTTTCACTACCAGCCAGAACAGGGAATTCTATTCAGGAGCCCTCACGCAGTGTAGCGGATGACTCATAGAGGAATGGTTCTCTCTTACAAAGGGCAaattcccctttctctttctctctctcaccaccAGCCATCTTGGGTGCAGTGAACATATTCACCACTTGACTGTATCCTTACCTACCAGCAGGGCTTCAATcctactaattaaaaaaaaagatgacctaAAGTGCCTTAATCCTCACAGTACTAACTCATATGGCAATAACACCTGTCTCTCAAGAGTAggtgtcttttattcctataacaaatTGCTATTTTGAGACTGTATGTTGCATATAACATGTCTTTGAAAGTCCCTTTCAAGAGACCACATgctcacaggaaatgctgccaccatgataaAGCCACCACGCGTCCAGTACCATCTGTCCACTCCATAGACATAGGAGACTCACGGATGACACGATCTTGCCATCCTCtgggaaaattataactaacttgaggctaaaattctttaaattaatatagtttttttttcttttactcgtatgtgcatacaatgtttgggtcatctcaGCCCCCTTCCCCCaagccctccctctccccccctaaaTTAATACAGTTTTAATTCATTAACCTGTTTAGGACTGGGCAAAGAATAgggtatttgtgttaaagatccATTGTAAACTATTTAAGAATCTATCTGGTTAACCtcctaaaaataatgacaagaaatgaTTTGTTTAAGGGTATACTCAAAATTAATGTGATTGTCTTGTGTCATGTgtgctttctgtgtatgtcttagtCTGTCTCCTACCTATGTACTTATGGccactgaatttttacttttttgatctCATACACACATGCTTATATCTGACATTTTTTGACATGCCTATGTCAAACATCTCTGCGTGTATAGATGTCCTTAGgaaactacttttataaagttaatgtgtaaaACTGTCTCAAAGGTTATCTAAAACTCTAATCCCAACTAGGCCTAACTATTCTTTGCCTTtgaactaaaagaaaatttatgcacAATAATCATTCCATTCTACTGTGAGTATAATTTACATTCaactttcttttataattaggtatGTTAACTTGGTGTTCTTACAAATTACTATTATGAATATATATAGTTTAATCTACTTTTCTTCCCGAGTCCTTTAATGTATAAggttactaagagttttattaaaaacagtgttatctaaattcaggtttttacaaatgttgtttcaagatacaaactGAGGTCTTAAACCACATCAGTTTCCTAGAGAGTTTGctgaggtcaaaatttaaagtagtgatatatgtttaaaaatgagtttctgttttatcaaggTAACTGTCAGGGATTTTTGGTGTTGTAGGCTGGTATAAAACtttaccaaaagcaaaacaaaactgtatCCTCAAGTTTTTATTGGGgtctaccaaaaaaattaatctcCAAATACTAAATTgtgtgtgtcattaactctcaatgaCTGAACCTGTTATTTTTGGTCTCCAGGGCTGCATGCATGTAAACCACAACCCTGCTGTGTGTCCCAAGTCATTTTGTAattaacatcagcagtctaggatgtgattCATTATCAATATCCAAATGGTGGCTCTCAGTCACAGGGTTTCCTAActtcccttatctctgtttctgtatctaatcatttgagacattaatcttgttggtttgttattatctttttttttaaagtacttgttCCCCCAAAAAGATTTTGTATTACTACTGTACTAATGCTCCAAAACTATTCAGTTTTCTTGCACTGAGAAATTGTTTCCCCATTCTTGATTGTTCATTAACAAATATAccttaacagttttttttttaaaactcatcaAACTCAATGATTAAATTCCCTTCAtagcccatttaaaattatttactattctttgcatCCTGGCTAAATTAGTTTCCTGTCAGATACAAAAAGCCTTAGGTATTTTTCTGGAAACACTgagaaaactaagtttaaactaagtaaagcTCTTTTAAAATGGTTCTAATGCTGCTAGTGTCTTGTATGtgtatctaaatgttataaatCGTTTATAGTTAAAAGTGTATGCATGTACACAGCTGtaattcttttatctaaggtacattctatctaataaggtctttgacatttctgctgtttatgacaaatgctaaaagttctgccatttaagcctgacatctgtttgtcagataAAGATTGGTTTACTTGACATCTTTTGGCTAGATAAACATGGTTTTATATATGTGAATGTAACtgagcatcaaaacaggggctatttgaaattactgacacTACCTTCTCCTAACCAatggaaaatttagggtttttaattgtcagtactgacaaccactaaGTTGTTATTTTACCTAGCCAAAATTCAAagtttaaactgtgatgctgctactGGGTGCTTTATATGTTAGGTGTTGCTTAATTTGGTCAAAAAGTttgcattggcactgacttctgatccaTTTGATGTGTCACTTTCCCTCCTCCGTGGGACAAATTCTGACTTTCTGGGAGAGGCTACTCCTGGCTCAATGGACAAAAATGTCAAATTGGCAATATCTTCAGAGACAACTGTTCAGATAAACACATTAAAAGACTACAGTTCAAAATGActacacaaatgaggggacttctccagatctagATAGTCAATTATGCTAGACCTCTAAAAGTtaccaaagccaagagattttttaaaaggggCTCTTATGCATATACTCTAATATTTTTTAGTGGTATGTAGCTTCTACTTATGGATATTATAAGTCttttttctgtacagaactgactcattgatgcTTACCCTCTAATTGGACTAGCACCCACCCCCAGTACACCTGGCCCCCAACGTAGATATTGCCCTCCAAACAAATCAGTCCTTACCTGCCCACTACAGTGGCAGTCCAAACAGAGGGCCATCTAATGGTTAAtaatagctacaggtataaagTCCTATAAAAAATGTAACCATAAGACTCtatgtcacttttcaaaataaaaagttaggtTCTTTATCCTTCCTGTTATTCCCttcagggccccttctgatgctcctatatTGTTAATGTTCaagtcatgccttctaaaccagactacctttaggacccaaatcatgaggcaacagggcTATCGATCTCTGCAGACAAACgagatctccatgagcaacccagatcTTCCTGAGGAACCTTAATTGTACTGGATAATAATTCAGACACTCTGTGTCCAAATCGGCCCCCAGGAAAATAAATAGGAGAAACAATTTCCCCTCTAGGTAGGGTCTGCTGACCGTTGTCAACTCGAAGTAGAGAACTTGAAAAAAAGAACTCCAGACCCTCAACaacctcaaaaagattttttaGGGGATCTGTCTCTCAGAAGGAaaatgaggcaggctagaattagggaaagttcagaattaatattgcatttcagattgaccatgctctggctcagggacccCTCACCTGACCCAGGAACTGCTCAGGCCCCTCCCTACTCACTGATAATTGgctgggaatcacctggttctgcccTTCTCATAGGTCAGCATAAGTTTTAAatgcacctggagaagagaagcatgttCTCTCTACTTCCCAGCTTCCACCTGTATTTTCCATCCTTAACCTTTAATTAACCTCAATTATACCTATgtattctgcttggattcttccatgccgGAGAACATGGACCAATATTTTGGAAATACCTTTTGCTGTtaaccctacctccaaaataacgagagcaaaatgtactagaggtgtggcttaagagcATCAATATGTATATTTGAGCTGTGAATAGGAGGGAAAAACAGAGGGAGATGGAGACTGAATGTTTACATGGAATTGGAAGAACCAGACAGTGACCTGAGATGCATTGCACTTCATGTCACATCACCAAATAAACTCATATAGATTATCTAGTAATGTGCAAAACTGAAATCACAGGAAAAAATCTTCCCAAGAAATTAGAGGGGTTCATCTAATGTTTGGGAAAGGTCCTTCTGAAGCTTATGAacaatgaaaaagtaaatgaatctACGCATCCCActaggtaaaaataaaaacttctcaacatgaaaatattatgaaaggGCCAGACATCAGGAATCTCTAGCTGCATGAGAGAAACCTCACTGGCAAGAGAACACATCTTCTTACAAAGGCCCTACTGACAACACATTAGGGTATTGATCACATGTAAAAATAGTCCAATCAAAGCACTGCATGTTAAGACATCTGATGTTTTCctgaacagcaaaaacaacaacaaaaaagcgcTGTGTCAGGTCAGAATACATGAACTGACATGAGTGAAAACTAGGGGTatgttgtatgtatgtgtgtgtggtgtgtgtgtgtggtgtgtgtgtgatatgtgtgtgtgtggtgtgtgtgatatgtgtgtgtgtggtgtgtgtgatgtgtatgtGTTGTATGGTGTGATgtgtatgtggggtgtgtgtgtgtgtgtgtggtgtgtgtgtgtggtgtgtgtgtgtggtgtgtgtgtgatatgtgtgtgtgtggtgtgtgtgtgatatgtgtgtgtgtggtgtgtgtgatgtgtatgtGTTGTATGGTGTGATGTGTATATGTGATGTGTAtgtggggtgtatgtgtgtgtgtgtgtggtgtgtgtgtgatatgtgtgtgtgtggtgtgtgtgatgtgtatgtGTTGTATGGTGTGATgtgtatgtggggtgtgtgtgtgtgtgtgtgtgtggtgtgtgtgtgatatgtgtgtgtgtggtgtgtgtgtgatatgtgtgtgtgtggtgtgtgtgatgtgtatgtGTTGTATGGTGTGATGTGTATATGTGATGTGTAtgtggggtgtatgtgtgtgtgtgtgtgtgtgtgtggtgtgtgtgtgatatgtgtgtgtgtggtgtgtgtgatgtgtatgtGTTGTATGGTGTGATgtgtatgtggggtgtgtgtgtgtgtgtgtgtgtggtgtgttcaCCAAACAGCACTTTTACAGCACTCAGAAACTTTTCTTCTCAGAACCCTCCCTACGAACACGATCAGAAAACTCGACAAAGATTTTCAAGTATGTTCAATGTGATAATAATTTGGGGTGAATTTAAAATGTCTAGTGTTACAAGGAAGCGCTTTTACCAAGTTCTGTGACAAGCACTCAGCTCTTATTTAGTCTTCAACAAACACACAGCAGCCACTCTGCCTGTGCTGCTCCAGGCTCTGAGCACACAGCACAAACATGAGGCAGAATGTCCACAGAGAGGCTCAGTGACCATGCTGTCCCACATGAAGCCTCTGCTGGGCGGTCCCTTGTCTCCCTGTCAGCACTTTCCCTGGGACAGTAGATCTGACAACAGTTTTCCCCCCTCTGTCTACAGACTGCCACTGCCTGTCTCCCACTTACCAGCAAATGCTCTGCCTCTACTGGGGATTGTTCAGTGGCACCAGAATCTGTCACCGCGTTTTGTTTGTTAATTTCCTGCTTAGAAACCAGGGTGGGTGGTAAGTCTCTGAAGCTTAGACTCTCATCAAGGTTATTATCCTGATCCTCAGGTCCTCTTGGAGGACTTGAGTGCCAGCCATTGACCTTTGGGAAGGAAAAGAGGCCACTTAAAAGTCCATACCCAATGCTCCAGTAGGGTCTCCTTTCCTCCCAGTGGGGTCATTGGAGGTAGGCACAGGCTCAGACATCCATGATCTGCTGCTGACACTATGACCCTGGTGCTGTGCCAAGGGGAGTCAGCACCTCCACCCACCTTCATGCCCAGGGGACAGGGCTACAGGAAGAGGGTATCTCCCAGCCATAGGGAGCTCAGAATGGTCATTTGTCCCTGAAAGTTGGCCCAGAGTCCCAGGCCACTTTAGAAAGCCAGGGCAGCAGCACATGGACAAACAGGGATGGGCCCTCCTCCCTGAACTGTGCAAACCTGGATCTCCTgttctgtgtgtggagctgcaatCCCTGGGGCCATCTCTTCAAGGCTGGCCATGTTGTGTTGGGAAGCTGTTTGTGAGTTCAACAAACACTGGACTAGTGTTCTGACCATCGAAACACATTTAAAGTTCTGTACATGGTCTGGAAGAGAAGGGGTTCCCCTTAGCAAGTAGGCAGGGGCCTTGCCTTGCCAGTGCCTTCTCCCTGAGCAGAGTGGGCAAGGGGGCTCAGACAAACAGGAAGCCCTGAGCCCTGCCCTCTCAGGCTTGGCTGAGGGATAAAGGGGCTATCAGCCCTGAGAGAGGGGCTAATGAGATTCTGGTGCTTGTAGATACCTGTAGGCTGCAAGGGCATGTCAATCATAGGGAAGAAAGGACCAGACTGGAAGGACACTGGGGTTTGGGACATAGGGGAGGGAAGTTTAGGAAACAGAGTAGGACAGGGAAGGCCAGAGTGCCTTGTGTGCCCACCCTCAGACAACACTTACTTGTAGTTGTCCTTCCGTTTCTGCCACTTTGAAAGCTTAAAATCCACCCAATCACAAGCAGGACCAAGAGCGAAAGTAGAACCAGGATTGCTACAAGATATTTCCAGTATGAAGAAGCATGAGGAGAGGTGCAGTCAGAGTTCGTGATCACGGGCTCTCCAGTAGCTCCTGCTTCCCCAGTGACCTTGGTCGATGATTCTTTGGGGATACACTTGCGGTCACTCCAGGGGGTACAGGGACTCTCCTCAACTTCCCTGTCAGTGCACCTGGGTATACACAGGGGAGAAATGGTGAGATTTCATGAGGGAAGGCTGGCCAGATGGGATGAAAGAGGAAGCCCCCTCTCTACCCAATGTCCCTAAAAAGGTGTTGGAGAAGAGACAGTCTCCTGACCTTTGGGGTGTTCCCCTACCCCAAACTCTCCCCTAAGTCTGGGGAAGGCTCTGAACATCCACAGTGCTCCATGGGACCACTCAGCCTTGGGACAGTCTCTGCAGGGTGTGCATGGACTGTCCCAGCATTGCCAGAAGGCCCCAAGTTAGAAGATATCTCACTCCAGGGGAAGGTCAGAGCACTTGTGGTCATCATGGAGCCACATCCTCCAGTCAACCTTTAATACAACTGATCTTCCTACCAGTCACAGAAACACCAGGGGATTAGAGAAGAGGAAATTAACTATTGGCTCCTCAAGTCCAAACAAGGGACAAGACATGTCTTTTTGAAGGATCAAGGATGTGGGGTGAAGCTGGCTGTTACTCAGGTCTTTATGGGAAACTTGAGGTCCTTATGGGAACCTTGCATGCAAGGCTTTACTATGTCTTCCATGGGCTACAGGAGCTTTTTGTCTTCATTGTCAAAAGGAAGAGgctaaaaattacattttactgCTGACTTGGTATACACATGAACCTAAGTGGGCTGTATtctattctgtcttctgttttcaaaaggaatttAATTATGTTCTGGTGCCCTTAAAAGTATCATGGTCCTATGTCATGGCCTCCTGTGGCCAGGAACAAGTTGCTTAGTCAATCTGTAGctgcaggctcagaagaccacagGGTACAGGGACACCCTGAGAGGGAAGAGGACTCCACagggttgggggagagaaagaagaacaagGAAGCTTGGGTCTTCCAGGTTCCCCCTGGGCTGCTTACCTACGGTAACATTTCTTGCAGAACTCAGGAGACTCTTTTCTTCGGAAAGTGTCTGGTTTGCAGTGACACACTGTGTCTCTGGTTATGGTACATGGGCTCTTCTGTTCTTCATCTGGAGACAAAGGAAGAGTTTGGGGATGAGTTTTCCTGGTTACCCCAGTGCCCTTCCTTATGACACAAACCCCCTCCCCACTTAGTTCAACTGAATTTATGAAGGAATTCTGAGGGCCAGTTTCTGTAGCAATGTATAAGGGGTACACAAAAGACAGCCCCACTGAGCTGTCACCAATATTCAGAGCATTATTTAATGCATCATATGTTGGAAGAAAGGTCTTATAGATCACAAGGTCAAGTGCAAGGGAAGAACAGAGGATAATCTGCAAGCTCCTGCAAAGAGAAGCTCCCTTGGGTGATCTCTGAAAATGTGGCCTTGCTGGAGACTAGGGAGAGGCCTTAGGATGTGAAGGCAGAGTCAGCCTTCCAGGAACTCACACACAGGATAAGAGAGCCTGGCCCAGGGCCAGCTGGAAGACCCAGACCTTTCCACTCTTTATTCAAAGGGATCTTGGTCAAACACAAAGCAAACCAATGCTGACAGTGACTATGTATCAATGGGTCCTAATTCCTCGGCAGAGTCAGAGAACCATGCCAGACCCAGAACTGAATTAATCAGGCACTGCTTTTGTTTGTATGAGGAGGCTCTTTAACCCTTCATTCTGGAACCCCAGCCAGAGGTGCTCTTCCTTTTCTACCTAGAATCCTGGCATCTACCCTTCAAGGTCCAGGTCTAATGTGCCCTAGTCTATTGAACTCTACCACTTCCTGGACAGAGAGCCCTTTCTCCACTCTAACCTGTCTCACGTGCTCAGCCATCTTGGGCTGGCTCTACTGCTAACCATGGCTGACTGCAGGGAAATGTCCCTTACAGAGCTGGCCATGAAGTGCTGACTGTTTACCTTGTGGTAGGCACTCAGCAAGTGTATGCTGTGTTTTCAAATTAAGGGACAGTGAAAGCAGTGGCAATTGCCCTGGGAATGCATCTGAAGgcaccagattgctcccctccaCAGAGGCAGATTAGTCTCCTACCCTCCCAACTGACGATTTAAGTGATGTTGCTTAAAAAGTCGCATgcattatatattaaattttcactttttaaaaaatttggtcttgctgggtgtggtggcttaaaCCTATTTTGTACCGTTTTTACAGACTGAACATCTCCTACAGGAAGGGAGAGTGTTGGAATGATTGGTGTAGTCTTTTCCAGGTACACATGGAATACAATGCTGATTGTCTTCTGAAAGATGATAGcctga
The sequence above is drawn from the Castor canadensis chromosome 14, mCasCan1.hap1v2, whole genome shotgun sequence genome and encodes:
- the LOC109689702 gene encoding tumor necrosis factor receptor superfamily member 10B-like isoform X2; the encoded protein is MARHWLRVLYILIFSVVCALLCLAEPAVIVTMHKEPIILQAPNKPCPPDEEQKSPCTITRDTVCHCKPDTFRRKESPEFCKKCYRRCTDREVEESPCTPWSDRKCIPKESSTKVTGEAGATGEPVITNSDCTSPHASSYWKYLVAILVLLSLLVLLVIGWILSFQSGRNGRTTTNHVQNFKCVSMVRTLVQCLLNSQTASQHNMASLEEMAPGIAAPHTEQEIQVNGWHSSPPRGPEDQDNNLDESLSFRDLPPTLVSKQEINKQNAVTDSGATEQSPVEAEHLLP
- the LOC109689702 gene encoding tumor necrosis factor receptor superfamily member 10B-like isoform X1, giving the protein MARHWLRVLYILIFSVVCALLCLAEPAVIVTMHKEPIILQAPNKPCPPGYHLSEDNQHCIPCVPGKDYTNHSNTLPSCRRCSVCKNDEEQKSPCTITRDTVCHCKPDTFRRKESPEFCKKCYRRCTDREVEESPCTPWSDRKCIPKESSTKVTGEAGATGEPVITNSDCTSPHASSYWKYLVAILVLLSLLVLLVIGWILSFQSGRNGRTTTNHVQNFKCVSMVRTLVQCLLNSQTASQHNMASLEEMAPGIAAPHTEQEIQVNGWHSSPPRGPEDQDNNLDESLSFRDLPPTLVSKQEINKQNAVTDSGATEQSPVEAEHLLP
- the LOC109689702 gene encoding tumor necrosis factor receptor superfamily member 10B-like isoform X3, whose translation is MARHWLRVLYILIFSVVCALLCLAEPAVIVTMHKEPIILQAPNKPCPPGYHLSEDNQHCIPCVPGKDYTNHSNTLPSCRRCSVCKNDEEQKSPCTITRDTVCHCKPDTFRRKESPEFCKKCYRRCTDREVEESPCTPWSDRKCIPKESSTKVTGEAGATGEPVITNSDCTSPHASSYWKYLVAILVLLSLLVLLVIGWILSFQSGRNGRTTTNHVQNFKCVSMVRTLVQCLLNSQTASQHNMASLEEMAPGIAAPHTEQEIQP